A window from Neobacillus sp. PS3-40 encodes these proteins:
- a CDS encoding aldehyde ferredoxin oxidoreductase family protein: MNLGGFKNKEVLVDLTNGIVDYRAINEEEAKKYIGGRGLGVKYVLDNGPEVEPFSEENILCVMTGPVTGSRSSMSGRLCVVTKSPLTGTVTDSHMGGWTAARLKWAGIDNIIFSGKSDKPIYLYIENGKAEICDAADMWGTSTRETIKLMKDKYGEEDLSVMTIGQAGENTVRYAGFINENDRAAGRGGVGAVAGYKKLKAIVIKAAQKGNMPEPKLKDEYKSANQKAVKAILDGGLTAPNKGGLSVYGTNVLTNLINEAGALPTKNSQFTHWDEAEKHSGEYFNEHLRVSNQACHACPVACKIEVEVKDGKYKTKVESIEFESAWTFGANCLLSDAEAISYLIDRCNEYGLDTIELGHAFSVTMEAYEKGLISEKLNWGDADAMVELARKVAFREGFGGILAEGPARATASWGAPELSMSVKGQSIPAYDPRGIQGIGLGYATSNRGACHLRGYTVASEIAGIPEPTDRLKPEGKGELLKIFQDMLSFSDSMNICKFSSFSESAENYAEQYSAMTGIPMTADDVMKAGERIYNLERYYNNLAGFDKRENDFLPKRFTEEPASGNSAGVVSRMDIMLDEYYQARGWKDGIVPEEKLRELGIISPEATSDQPVQ; the protein is encoded by the coding sequence TTGAATTTAGGCGGTTTTAAAAACAAGGAAGTTTTAGTTGATTTGACAAATGGGATTGTTGATTACAGAGCGATCAATGAGGAAGAAGCGAAAAAGTACATTGGTGGCAGAGGTTTGGGTGTTAAATATGTATTGGATAATGGCCCAGAAGTAGAACCATTTTCAGAAGAAAATATTTTATGCGTCATGACAGGTCCTGTGACTGGTTCACGTTCATCTATGAGTGGTCGTCTTTGTGTAGTGACCAAATCTCCACTAACAGGGACAGTAACCGATTCACATATGGGTGGTTGGACAGCAGCTCGTTTAAAATGGGCAGGAATTGATAATATTATTTTCTCTGGAAAAAGCGACAAGCCTATATATCTTTACATTGAAAATGGTAAAGCTGAAATTTGCGATGCTGCAGATATGTGGGGAACTAGCACAAGAGAAACTATAAAATTAATGAAAGATAAGTATGGTGAGGAAGACTTAAGCGTCATGACGATCGGGCAAGCAGGTGAAAACACGGTACGTTATGCCGGTTTCATTAATGAAAATGATCGTGCAGCAGGCCGCGGTGGAGTTGGAGCCGTTGCTGGATATAAAAAGTTAAAAGCTATTGTCATTAAAGCAGCTCAAAAAGGCAATATGCCAGAACCAAAGCTGAAAGATGAATACAAAAGTGCAAATCAAAAAGCTGTTAAAGCAATCCTTGATGGCGGATTAACGGCACCTAATAAAGGTGGATTATCCGTATATGGGACAAACGTTTTAACGAACTTAATTAATGAGGCAGGCGCACTTCCAACCAAAAACTCACAGTTTACACACTGGGATGAGGCTGAAAAGCATAGTGGCGAATATTTTAACGAACATTTGCGTGTTTCTAATCAAGCGTGCCATGCATGCCCTGTTGCCTGCAAAATTGAGGTTGAAGTAAAGGATGGAAAGTATAAGACAAAAGTTGAGAGCATCGAATTTGAATCAGCTTGGACTTTTGGTGCAAACTGTCTTTTAAGCGATGCAGAAGCTATTTCATACTTAATTGACCGCTGCAATGAATATGGTCTTGATACAATTGAGCTTGGTCATGCTTTTTCGGTTACGATGGAAGCATATGAGAAAGGTTTAATTTCAGAAAAACTTAATTGGGGCGACGCAGATGCAATGGTTGAATTAGCAAGGAAGGTTGCTTTCCGTGAAGGCTTTGGAGGCATACTTGCTGAGGGACCAGCACGTGCAACAGCATCTTGGGGAGCACCAGAGTTATCGATGTCCGTAAAAGGGCAATCGATTCCTGCTTATGACCCTCGTGGTATCCAGGGAATTGGCTTAGGCTATGCAACAAGTAACCGTGGTGCCTGCCACTTGCGCGGTTATACAGTTGCAAGTGAAATTGCGGGAATACCAGAGCCAACAGATCGATTAAAACCAGAAGGAAAAGGCGAATTACTGAAGATATTCCAAGACATGCTATCATTCTCTGATTCAATGAATATCTGTAAGTTCTCATCTTTCTCTGAAAGCGCAGAGAATTACGCTGAGCAATACAGTGCAATGACGGGAATACCGATGACTGCTGATGATGTTATGAAGGCTGGCGAAAGAATTTACAATCTTGAAAGGTATTATAACAACCTAGCTGGATTCGATAAACGGGAAAATGATTTTCTTCCAAAACGATTTACGGAAGAACCGGCCTCAGGAAACAGTGCTGGAGTCGTAAGTCGTATGGATATTATGCTTGATGAGTACTATCAAGCTCGCGGTTGGAAAGACGGTATCGTACCGGAAGAAAAGCTTCGTGAACTAGGTATCATCAGTCCTGAAGCCACTTCAGATCAGCCAGTACAATAA
- a CDS encoding SDR family oxidoreductase — protein sequence MNNKSQKTTFPPQHQNQQPGIESEMNPRPISVDENYKGSGKLADKIAIITGGDSGIGKSVAIYFAKEGADVVIVYLKEQTDAEETKQLVEAEGRKCLLFSGDIGSEDYCKEIIKNTIDQFGKIDILVNNAAEQHPQKGLLNITSAQLEKTFRTNIFSYFYMAKMALPYLKKGASIINTASITAYEGNEQLLDYSSSKGAIVSFTRSLAKSLATQGIRVNGVAPGPIWTPLIPSTFPADQVATFGTNTPMERAGQPHELAPSYVFLASNDSSYMSGQMIHVNGGKIVNG from the coding sequence ATGAACAATAAAAGTCAGAAAACCACATTTCCACCGCAGCATCAAAACCAGCAACCAGGGATCGAAAGTGAAATGAATCCCAGGCCTATTTCCGTTGACGAAAATTATAAAGGTAGCGGAAAGTTAGCTGATAAAATCGCCATCATAACTGGCGGGGACAGTGGCATCGGTAAATCTGTTGCTATTTATTTTGCAAAGGAAGGCGCAGATGTAGTAATTGTGTATTTGAAGGAACAAACAGATGCCGAGGAGACAAAACAGCTTGTAGAAGCAGAAGGACGCAAATGTCTACTCTTTTCAGGTGATATCGGCAGTGAAGATTACTGCAAGGAGATTATCAAAAATACAATTGATCAGTTTGGAAAAATTGATATTCTTGTCAATAACGCAGCTGAACAGCATCCGCAGAAAGGTCTTTTAAATATTACTTCAGCTCAGCTCGAAAAAACCTTTCGGACCAATATTTTTTCCTATTTTTATATGGCAAAGATGGCACTCCCTTATTTAAAAAAAGGGGCGTCCATTATTAATACTGCGTCTATAACGGCTTATGAAGGAAATGAGCAATTATTGGATTATTCCTCTTCAAAAGGGGCTATTGTTTCTTTTACTCGATCCCTAGCAAAGTCCTTGGCAACACAGGGCATTCGAGTAAACGGAGTTGCACCTGGACCGATTTGGACACCGCTTATACCGTCCACCTTTCCTGCAGACCAGGTTGCGACATTTGGCACAAATACTCCAATGGAGAGGGCAGGCCAACCCCATGAACTAGCACCAAGTTATGTTTTTCTTGCCTCCAATGATTCTTCATATATGAGTGGACAAATGATTCATGTTAATGGGGGAAAGATTGTTAATGGGTGA
- a CDS encoding type II secretion system F family protein gives MLYLSFCLTIILLIYGFLLLRIENKNRVQKRVEVFLTGKKPKKNVKMDNEYQSLIKRLISPLFHDFKRSFKKRMPGEKEAKIERKLQLAGSPRGMTAVDFRLWQAGFVIIFPIGSGGYATLLNGGVSAIVIFVFLGIVIGLVTPHLYLKQKTKARNRFAIKELPDILDLLTVSLEAGLGFDSAVSKVVSHKHGVIASEFHRCLEEIRLGKTRREALARIRDRLDVDEVKIFISSILQAEKLGVGMVQVLRVQSTEVREQRKQRAEEEAMKAPIKMLFPLVLFIFPSLFIVLLGPAIIQFIDAFKK, from the coding sequence ATGCTTTACCTCTCGTTTTGTCTGACCATTATCTTGTTAATTTATGGATTTCTGCTACTACGAATAGAAAATAAGAATCGGGTTCAAAAAAGGGTAGAGGTTTTTCTAACAGGTAAAAAGCCGAAGAAAAATGTAAAAATGGACAATGAATATCAATCGTTAATAAAAAGATTGATTTCACCACTTTTTCATGACTTTAAGAGAAGTTTTAAAAAGAGAATGCCAGGAGAAAAGGAAGCAAAAATTGAAAGGAAACTTCAATTAGCAGGAAGTCCAAGGGGAATGACTGCAGTTGATTTTCGTTTGTGGCAAGCAGGATTTGTTATCATCTTTCCAATTGGCTCTGGTGGGTATGCCACACTATTAAATGGCGGAGTGAGTGCCATTGTGATCTTTGTTTTTTTAGGAATAGTGATCGGTTTAGTAACTCCTCATCTTTATTTGAAGCAGAAGACGAAAGCAAGGAATCGATTTGCCATCAAAGAGCTTCCAGACATATTAGACTTATTAACGGTAAGCCTTGAAGCGGGTCTAGGTTTTGATTCAGCAGTTAGTAAAGTCGTTTCCCATAAGCATGGTGTCATCGCATCAGAATTTCACCGATGTTTAGAGGAAATTCGTCTGGGGAAAACAAGAAGAGAGGCACTTGCAAGAATAAGAGACAGGCTTGACGTTGACGAAGTAAAAATCTTTATTAGCAGCATTTTGCAGGCAGAAAAACTGGGAGTTGGTATGGTTCAGGTGTTGAGAGTACAATCTACTGAGGTAAGAGAGCAACGAAAACAAAGGGCTGAGGAAGAAGCGATGAAGGCACCGATCAAAATGCTTTTTCCCCTCGTTCTCTTTATATTTCCTAGCCTTTTTATCGTTTTATTAGGACCAGCGATCATACAATTCATCGATGCTTTTAAAAAATAA
- a CDS encoding ubiquitin-like small modifier protein 1 — protein sequence MIVKVFANLRVICGGMTVEVNPLGNKIIDILDKMINDFPDLQEEIFTPEKTLKPFVHVYVNGRNIIHLEDLETLVNSTDQIALFPPVAGG from the coding sequence TTGATTGTAAAGGTTTTTGCAAATCTTCGAGTGATTTGTGGGGGAATGACTGTTGAGGTTAATCCTCTTGGAAACAAGATCATCGATATACTTGATAAAATGATTAATGATTTTCCTGATTTACAGGAAGAAATATTTACTCCTGAAAAAACATTAAAACCTTTCGTTCACGTTTATGTAAATGGGCGGAATATCATCCATTTGGAGGATCTGGAAACGTTGGTAAACAGTACAGATCAAATAGCACTATTTCCTCCAGTGGCAGGTGGTTAA
- a CDS encoding DUF2777 domain-containing protein, whose protein sequence is MNRQQRLKLYDIQLRAYTEGSIEQINDQWIFFDEETDEAAILDDNLQQEIEIFRLNRWKKGILVEPGKVCIGKEVLILRDHDLVRIRKHLIYSLERLLDGINDDAFFQFITTLNSLHFSINDCLYCYNHLSFLTDDHRKDGVNFMVFDNQEQICNVQHHFCYYEKTNDRFEFTLNTGKRLIIEKLIS, encoded by the coding sequence ATGAATCGACAGCAACGTTTGAAACTATACGACATTCAATTGAGAGCCTATACCGAAGGATCAATTGAACAAATCAACGATCAATGGATTTTTTTTGACGAGGAAACAGACGAAGCGGCAATTTTGGACGATAACCTTCAACAGGAGATAGAGATCTTCAGGTTAAATCGTTGGAAGAAAGGAATATTGGTTGAACCTGGTAAAGTTTGTATTGGAAAAGAAGTCTTAATCCTTCGTGATCATGACTTAGTAAGGATTCGAAAGCATCTTATTTATTCGCTTGAAAGATTATTAGATGGGATTAATGATGATGCCTTTTTCCAATTCATAACGACTTTAAACTCTTTACATTTTTCTATAAACGATTGCCTTTATTGCTACAACCATTTATCCTTCCTAACGGATGATCACCGGAAAGACGGAGTAAACTTTATGGTTTTCGACAATCAGGAACAAATTTGTAATGTTCAGCATCACTTCTGCTACTACGAGAAAACAAATGACCGCTTCGAATTTACTTTAAATACTGGTAAACGGCTGATCATTGAGAAATTGATATCCTAG
- a CDS encoding DUF1516 family protein: MTDSHVSTWILTLVLFGVALILNKKGNAKGFKIIHMILRVFYLLTIVTGVMLLYILSPMYIVKIVVGLWIISLIELILIRTAKNKKTSVLWYQFGFAFLLVLYLGLKLPLGFHPFS, encoded by the coding sequence ATGACGGACTCCCATGTTTCAACATGGATTCTAACACTTGTTTTATTTGGTGTCGCATTGATCTTGAATAAAAAGGGTAATGCAAAAGGCTTTAAGATTATCCATATGATTTTAAGAGTCTTTTATCTACTCACTATAGTCACTGGTGTTATGCTTCTTTATATTCTAAGCCCGATGTATATTGTAAAAATAGTGGTGGGTCTATGGATCATTTCTTTGATTGAATTAATATTAATACGGACTGCTAAAAACAAAAAAACATCTGTTTTATGGTATCAGTTTGGATTCGCATTCCTGTTAGTTTTATATTTAGGTTTAAAACTACCATTAGGATTCCACCCATTTTCGTAA
- a CDS encoding S1-like domain-containing RNA-binding protein — MSLQELVGQVTNLTVARVAAFGYFLTDGNEDVLLHKNETKQEYEIDESIDVFLYTDSEGRLSASTFIPEISVGKYGWVKVTDTNPGLGVFLDIGVQKDILLGVQDLPVHRSVWPAIGDMVYMTLRADRNYLLYARLASDQVIQSISTEATSQEFNKNVQGYIYRTAKVGSWIYTLEGFKGFIHESQRLKEPRLGEKVEGRVVDVKVDGTINVSLLARKEESLDQDAERIYEYLMSRNGAMPYTDKSTPEDIQDRFQLSKGAFKRALGTLMKQGKVYQDDSWTYEKKE; from the coding sequence TTGTCTTTACAAGAATTAGTTGGGCAGGTTACGAATTTAACTGTTGCCCGTGTAGCTGCTTTTGGCTATTTTTTAACAGATGGAAATGAAGATGTATTGTTACATAAAAATGAGACGAAACAGGAATACGAGATAGATGAGAGTATAGATGTCTTTCTTTATACAGATTCGGAAGGAAGGCTTTCAGCTTCAACGTTCATTCCTGAAATAAGTGTTGGGAAATATGGATGGGTAAAAGTAACTGATACGAATCCTGGGCTTGGTGTTTTTTTAGATATTGGAGTCCAAAAGGATATCTTACTTGGCGTGCAAGATTTGCCTGTACATCGGTCTGTATGGCCAGCAATTGGCGATATGGTGTATATGACATTAAGGGCGGACCGCAATTATCTTTTGTATGCGAGACTTGCTAGCGATCAGGTAATACAGTCAATTTCAACTGAGGCAACTAGCCAGGAATTCAATAAGAATGTTCAAGGATATATTTACAGGACTGCTAAGGTAGGAAGCTGGATTTATACACTTGAAGGATTTAAAGGCTTTATCCATGAATCGCAACGGCTAAAAGAACCTCGCTTGGGTGAAAAAGTAGAGGGAAGGGTAGTTGATGTTAAAGTAGATGGTACCATCAACGTGTCCTTATTGGCTCGTAAGGAAGAATCGCTTGATCAAGATGCCGAGCGAATTTATGAGTATTTAATGAGTAGAAACGGCGCAATGCCATATACGGATAAAAGTACTCCAGAAGATATTCAGGATCGTTTTCAGTTAAGCAAAGGTGCTTTCAAACGCGCATTGGGCACACTTATGAAGCAAGGTAAGGTTTACCAGGACGATAGCTGGACATATGAAAAAAAAGAGTAA
- the asnB gene encoding asparagine synthase (glutamine-hydrolyzing), whose protein sequence is MCGISGWIDFKRDMRNEKDTIEKMANTLAKRGPDDTNTWTDVHVGLGHKRLIVVDPEGGKQPMSKYSRGNEYTICYNGELYNTEDIRKVLHTKGYSFKGHSDTEVLITAYIEWAEECVNFLNGIYAFAIWDREKEQLFIGRDRLGVKPLFFSEHKEGILFASEMKSILVHPEIRTVLDREGLAEVFGLGPSRSPGVGIFKGIKELRPAHALTFSKKGLKIWRYWNVKSAEHKENAAETAEKVRYLVTDAITRQLVSDVPLCSLLSGGLDSSIITAVAAKGFAASGKGQLHTYSIDYEGNDQFFKADEFQPNSDDLWINLVSQAYQTEHHRKIITQQQLVNDLMEAVHVRDCPGMADVDSSLLWFCREIKKDFVVGLSGECADEIFGGYPWFHRKEDLERPGFPWMRSVSERQNLLADLWQKKLKINEYVMEKYHETIAESPILEGESKEEAKRRELFYINMIWFMTTLLDRKDRMSMGASLEVRVPFADHRLVEYAWNIPWHIKMDGNREKGILRRAFEGVLPKEVLYRKKSPYPKTHNPQYTKAVQMLMEEILTDKSSALHEFFNKEYLQTIVESGGNSFKEPWFGQLMKGPQLLAYLAQIHIWFKDYNINIEEN, encoded by the coding sequence ATGTGCGGTATATCTGGATGGATTGATTTTAAAAGAGACATGAGAAATGAAAAGGATACAATTGAAAAAATGGCTAATACCTTGGCCAAAAGAGGCCCGGATGATACAAATACTTGGACGGATGTTCACGTTGGTTTAGGACATAAAAGGTTAATTGTTGTCGACCCTGAAGGCGGGAAACAGCCGATGTCGAAATATTCCAGAGGCAACGAGTACACCATTTGTTATAACGGAGAGTTATACAATACTGAAGATATTCGCAAAGTCCTCCATACTAAAGGATATTCCTTTAAAGGTCATTCTGATACAGAAGTCCTGATAACAGCCTATATAGAATGGGCGGAAGAATGTGTTAATTTTTTGAACGGAATTTATGCGTTTGCAATCTGGGATCGAGAAAAAGAACAACTTTTTATTGGACGTGATCGCTTAGGGGTAAAACCGTTATTCTTTTCAGAACATAAAGAGGGCATCCTATTTGCTTCAGAAATGAAAAGTATTTTAGTACATCCTGAAATCCGAACTGTACTTGATCGTGAGGGACTCGCAGAGGTTTTTGGCTTAGGTCCATCTAGATCTCCTGGAGTAGGTATCTTTAAAGGAATAAAAGAGCTTCGCCCAGCGCATGCGCTTACTTTTTCAAAAAAAGGGCTAAAAATTTGGCGCTATTGGAATGTGAAGAGTGCTGAACACAAGGAAAATGCAGCAGAAACAGCTGAAAAGGTCCGGTATTTAGTTACAGATGCTATCACAAGGCAACTTGTTTCTGATGTCCCATTATGCTCGCTTTTGTCGGGGGGACTTGATTCAAGTATCATTACCGCGGTAGCTGCTAAGGGATTTGCTGCTAGTGGAAAAGGGCAGCTCCACACTTATTCAATCGATTATGAAGGAAATGACCAATTTTTTAAGGCAGATGAATTTCAGCCTAACTCGGATGATTTGTGGATTAATCTGGTTTCACAGGCCTATCAAACAGAACATCATCGGAAAATCATCACTCAACAACAATTGGTAAATGATTTAATGGAAGCTGTTCATGTAAGGGATTGCCCAGGAATGGCTGATGTTGACTCTTCATTGCTTTGGTTTTGCAGGGAAATAAAAAAAGACTTCGTTGTAGGTCTTTCAGGGGAATGTGCTGATGAAATTTTTGGTGGTTACCCATGGTTTCATCGAAAAGAGGATTTGGAACGCCCCGGGTTCCCGTGGATGCGCTCTGTTTCTGAACGTCAGAATTTGTTAGCAGATCTCTGGCAGAAAAAATTAAAAATCAATGAGTATGTCATGGAAAAGTATCATGAAACTATTGCAGAATCACCAATATTAGAAGGTGAAAGCAAAGAAGAAGCAAAGCGCAGAGAATTATTTTATATAAATATGATTTGGTTTATGACAACCCTCCTTGATCGAAAAGACCGAATGAGCATGGGAGCAAGCCTTGAAGTTCGAGTACCATTTGCTGATCACAGACTTGTTGAATATGCTTGGAATATTCCATGGCATATTAAGATGGATGGCAACAGGGAAAAAGGGATTTTAAGAAGAGCGTTTGAAGGAGTTTTACCTAAAGAAGTCCTATACCGAAAGAAAAGCCCATACCCTAAAACACATAATCCTCAATATACAAAGGCCGTTCAAATGCTGATGGAGGAAATATTAACAGATAAATCATCGGCACTACATGAATTTTTCAACAAAGAGTACTTGCAAACTATTGTTGAATCTGGAGGAAATTCGTTTAAAGAGCCATGGTTCGGCCAATTGATGAAAGGGCCACAATTGCTGGCGTATCTTGCCCAAATACACATTTGGTTCAAGGATTATAACATTAATATTGAAGAAAATTGA
- a CDS encoding DUF3941 domain-containing protein: MPHTSDNDKKAKDNNALHHEKNMMREKNRKAGKNQYSKKTNHL; encoded by the coding sequence ATGCCACATACTTCTGATAATGACAAGAAAGCAAAAGACAATAATGCTCTACATCATGAAAAAAATATGATGCGTGAAAAAAATCGTAAAGCGGGTAAAAATCAATATTCAAAGAAAACAAATCATCTTTAA
- a CDS encoding type II secretion system F family protein, with amino-acid sequence MMIYLILVLFFFTTIFFFASVFQRFFLKERRLEKRMNHYFALTDEKVTQNHFNLLVQFQLVKKRIRTKFLTKEKNTKLEITLARSGLPIKPEEYILFQWILAAFSGCLLVLITGNWLFIIGGILGFIFPKWYVRRKERERVMKFNEALPDMISTIIGSLRAGFSFLQALKTVVEEASSPIKDEMESLLKEMQYGRSLEDSLNDLLERMPSEDLDLMIQAILIQRQVGGNLATVLDKIVETIRERTKIHRQISTLTAQGRLSGIVIGLLPIILGFVIYLMQPTYIGTLFHNPIGIIMLIAGGISGIIGFLMIKKITTIEV; translated from the coding sequence ATGATGATCTATTTGATCCTTGTCTTATTCTTTTTTACTACTATTTTCTTTTTTGCGAGTGTTTTTCAAAGATTTTTTCTCAAAGAGCGAAGGCTTGAAAAGAGAATGAACCATTATTTTGCACTTACGGATGAAAAAGTAACTCAAAACCATTTCAATCTTCTTGTCCAATTTCAATTAGTGAAAAAAAGAATCCGTACAAAATTTTTAACAAAAGAAAAGAATACCAAACTTGAAATAACTCTTGCTAGGTCAGGCCTACCCATAAAGCCTGAGGAATATATCCTTTTTCAGTGGATTCTAGCAGCATTTTCTGGTTGTTTATTAGTGCTAATTACCGGAAATTGGCTCTTTATAATCGGGGGAATACTTGGATTTATTTTTCCAAAATGGTATGTACGGAGGAAAGAACGGGAGCGTGTGATGAAATTTAATGAGGCATTGCCTGATATGATTTCAACGATTATTGGCTCTTTAAGGGCAGGTTTTAGTTTCCTCCAGGCATTAAAAACTGTAGTAGAAGAAGCGAGTTCACCTATTAAGGATGAAATGGAGTCTTTGCTTAAAGAAATGCAATATGGGAGGAGTCTTGAGGATTCCTTAAATGATCTATTGGAACGCATGCCAAGTGAAGATTTAGATTTAATGATTCAAGCTATCCTTATTCAAAGACAGGTAGGAGGGAATTTAGCTACCGTACTTGATAAAATTGTTGAGACGATCCGGGAACGGACAAAGATTCACAGACAGATTTCCACACTGACAGCTCAGGGGCGGTTATCTGGAATTGTTATTGGCCTTCTGCCGATTATCCTTGGTTTTGTCATTTATTTAATGCAGCCAACATATATTGGAACACTTTTTCATAATCCAATTGGAATAATCATGCTAATTGCTGGGGGTATTTCCGGAATTATCGGCTTTTTGATGATCAAAAAAATTACAACGATAGAGGTGTAA
- a CDS encoding YajQ family cyclic di-GMP-binding protein encodes MAKDCSFDIVSKVDFSEVTNAITQTMKEVQTRYDFKGSKSEVTLDKEELVLISDDEYKLDQLKDVMLGKLIKRGIPIRNLDYGKIEKAAGATVRQRAKLVQGIDKENAKKINLIIKNSGVKVKSLIQDDQVRVSGKSRDDLQQIISAVRASDDLTVEVQFLNYR; translated from the coding sequence ATGGCCAAAGATTGCTCATTTGATATTGTATCCAAAGTCGATTTTTCTGAAGTCACGAATGCAATTACTCAAACAATGAAGGAAGTTCAAACACGTTATGATTTTAAAGGCAGCAAAAGTGAGGTTACATTGGATAAAGAGGAGCTTGTTTTAATTTCTGATGATGAATATAAATTAGATCAGCTTAAAGACGTAATGCTCGGAAAACTAATTAAAAGAGGCATCCCCATTCGAAACCTCGACTATGGAAAAATTGAAAAAGCAGCAGGAGCAACGGTTCGACAAAGAGCTAAGCTTGTGCAAGGGATTGATAAAGAAAATGCAAAAAAAATTAACCTCATTATAAAAAATAGTGGAGTAAAGGTTAAAAGTCTAATCCAGGATGACCAAGTACGTGTTAGTGGGAAAAGTCGTGATGACCTTCAACAAATTATTTCAGCAGTTCGAGCATCAGATGATCTTACAGTGGAAGTACAATTTTTAAATTATCGTTAA
- a CDS encoding ThiF family adenylyltransferase produces the protein MGNLDRYSRQVLFQPIGKDGQRKLLESRIAIVGVGALGTVIANHLVRSGVGHVTLIDRDLVELSNLQRQTLFSEEDSILNLPKVIAAQKRLNEVNSTVTIEPIIADLNLDNAEDLLVGFDCIVDGTDNFMTRFLINDVAFKYGIPWVYGGAVSSRGMFAVFKPGKTPCYRCLFPKVPSGMGETCDTVGVLSPITDIIGSFQAIEVLKIIVGAETNPNLEQLDIWDNSYLQMDITDGKNPNCPTCVNHQFDYLDRSSNLQVSYSSLCGRDTVQINPRNKQHIDLMDLEKHLKKNGKVFANEFLLRFCPDQQTALVVFKDGRVLIHGTNDIAKAKSVYAKYIGS, from the coding sequence ATGGGAAATTTAGACCGTTATTCTAGACAAGTTCTATTCCAGCCAATCGGGAAAGATGGACAAAGAAAATTACTAGAGAGCAGGATCGCAATAGTTGGTGTGGGGGCATTAGGAACAGTGATTGCTAATCATCTTGTTCGATCTGGTGTTGGCCATGTAACACTCATTGATAGAGATCTAGTTGAACTATCAAATTTACAGCGCCAAACACTTTTTAGTGAAGAAGATTCGATATTAAATCTTCCTAAAGTAATTGCTGCCCAAAAGAGGTTAAATGAGGTTAATTCCACCGTTACCATTGAACCAATTATTGCTGATCTGAACCTTGACAATGCCGAGGATTTATTAGTTGGATTTGATTGTATTGTTGATGGAACTGATAATTTTATGACTCGTTTTTTAATTAATGATGTCGCTTTTAAGTACGGTATTCCGTGGGTTTATGGTGGTGCAGTTAGCTCGAGGGGAATGTTTGCCGTCTTTAAACCTGGGAAAACCCCATGCTATCGTTGTCTTTTTCCTAAAGTACCCTCCGGAATGGGCGAAACCTGTGATACTGTTGGCGTGTTGTCACCGATAACGGATATTATTGGTTCGTTTCAAGCTATTGAAGTCTTGAAAATAATAGTTGGAGCGGAAACCAATCCTAATCTTGAGCAACTGGATATTTGGGATAATTCTTATCTTCAAATGGATATAACTGATGGGAAAAATCCTAATTGTCCGACATGTGTGAACCATCAGTTTGATTATCTTGATCGTTCCTCAAATCTACAAGTCTCCTATTCTTCTCTTTGTGGGCGGGATACAGTGCAGATTAACCCTCGAAATAAACAACATATAGACTTAATGGATTTGGAAAAGCATTTGAAAAAAAATGGTAAAGTTTTTGCTAACGAGTTTTTATTGCGTTTTTGTCCCGACCAACAAACCGCACTGGTTGTTTTCAAGGATGGCCGTGTTTTGATACATGGAACAAATGATATTGCAAAAGCAAAATCTGTTTATGCAAAATATATTGGAAGTTAG